A single Numenius arquata chromosome 1, bNumArq3.hap1.1, whole genome shotgun sequence DNA region contains:
- the EDAR gene encoding tumor necrosis factor receptor superfamily member EDAR isoform X1: MAHLGERKWTHVFPFLVVSLVYSASAEYSNCGENEYYNQTTGMCHDCPKCEPGEEPYMTCGYGTKDEDYGCIPCPSEKFSRGGYQICRRHKDCEGFFRATVLTPGDQENDAECGPCLPGYYMLENRPRNIYGMVCYSCLLAPPNTKECAGATSGISAIFPSTSGTSTFSPYQHAHKDLSGQGHLATALIIAMSTIFIMAIAIVLIIMFYIVKTKPSAQACCKSHSVKNVEAQANTQEEKKEVQDNVVIFSEKEEFEKLTATPAKAVKSENDASSENERLLSRSMDSDEEAAVDKQGTPERCLLSLVHLARDKSSTSNKSTGIQSRRKKILDVYANVCDVAEGLSPTELPFDCLEKTSRMLSSTYNTEKAIVKTWRHLAESFGLKRDEIGGMTDGMQLFDRISTAGYSIPELLTKLVQIERLDAVESLCADILEWAQAMPAPEPAGTS; this comes from the exons CTGCGGCGAGAACGAATACTACAACCAGACCACCGGCATGTGCCACGACTGCCCCAAGTGCGAGCCGGGCGAAGAGCCTTACATG ACATGCGGATACGGCACCAAAGATGAGGACTACGGCTGCATCCCCTGCCCTTCGGAGAAGTTTTCCAGAGGAGGTTACCAGATATGCAGGCGGCACAAAGACTGCGAGGGTTTCTTTCGAGCCACAGTCCTGACACCTGGCGATCAGGAGAATGATGCAGAATGCGGTCCTTGTCTCCCAGG TTACTACATGCTGGAAAACAGACCTCGAAACATCTATGGGATGGTTTGCTACTCGTGCTTGTTGGCGCCTCCTAACACCAAGGAAT GTGCGGGGGCTACCTCTGGCATTTCAGCCATTTTTCCAAGTACCTCTGGCACAAGCACCTTCTCGCCTTACCAGCATGCTCATAAAG ATCTTTCAGGACAAGGACATCTGGCTACGGCTCTTATAATTGCAATGTCTACCATCTTTATAATGGCTATTGCTATTGTCCTCATCATCATGTTTTACATTGTGAAAACAAAACCTTCTGCTCAAG CCTGTTGCAAGAGCCACTCAGTAAAAAATGTCGAAGCTCAGGCTAACacacaggaagagaagaaagaagtgcAAG ATAATGTTGTGATATTCTCTGAGAAAGAAGAGTTTGAAAAACTTACAGCAACTCCAGCTAAGGCTGTTAAAAG TGAAAATGATGCATCTTCTGAGAATGAACGACTTTTAAGCCGCAGTATGGATAGTGATGAAGAAGCTGCGGTTGACAAGCAAGGGACTCCAGAGAGATGCTTGTTATCTTTAGTACATTTGGCCAGAGATAAATCTTCTACAAGCAATAAATCAACCGGG aTTCAAAGTCGAAGGAAAAAGATACTTGATGTCTATGCTAACGTATGCGACGTTGCAGAAG GTCTGAGCCCTACGGAGCTGCCATTTGATTGCCTGGAGAAGACCAGCCGAATGCTCAGCTCGACCTACAACACAGAAAAAGCCATAGTAAAAACGTGGCGCCACCTTGCCGAGAGCTTTGGACTGAAGAGGGATGAGATAGGTGGCATGACAGATGGCATGCAGCTCTTTGATCGCATCAGCACAGCAGGCTACAGCATCCCAGAACTGCTAACCAAACTGGTGCAAATCGAGCGGTTGGATGCTGTAGAGTCCTTGTGTGCGGATATTCTGGAGTGGGCACAAGCAATGCCTGCTCCTGAGCCAGCAGGGACATCCTGA
- the EDAR gene encoding tumor necrosis factor receptor superfamily member EDAR isoform X2 — MAHLGERKWTHVFPFLVVSLVYSASAEYSNCGENEYYNQTTGMCHDCPKCEPGEEPYMTCGYGTKDEDYGCIPCPSEKFSRGGYQICRRHKDCEGFFRATVLTPGDQENDAECGPCLPGYYMLENRPRNIYGMVCYSCLLAPPNTKECAGATSGISAIFPSTSGTSTFSPYQHAHKADLSGQGHLATALIIAMSTIFIMAIAIVLIIMFYIVKTKPSAQACCKSHSVKNVEAQANTQEEKKEVQDNVVIFSEKEEFEKLTATPAKAVKSENDASSENERLLSRSMDSDEEAAVDKQGTPERCLLSLVHLARDKSSTSNKSTGIQSRRKKILDVYANVCDVAEGLSPTELPFDCLEKTSRMLSSTYNTEKAIVKTWRHLAESFGLKRDEIGGMTDGMQLFDRISTAGYSIPELLTKLVQIERLDAVESLCADILEWAQAMPAPEPAGTS; from the exons CTGCGGCGAGAACGAATACTACAACCAGACCACCGGCATGTGCCACGACTGCCCCAAGTGCGAGCCGGGCGAAGAGCCTTACATG ACATGCGGATACGGCACCAAAGATGAGGACTACGGCTGCATCCCCTGCCCTTCGGAGAAGTTTTCCAGAGGAGGTTACCAGATATGCAGGCGGCACAAAGACTGCGAGGGTTTCTTTCGAGCCACAGTCCTGACACCTGGCGATCAGGAGAATGATGCAGAATGCGGTCCTTGTCTCCCAGG TTACTACATGCTGGAAAACAGACCTCGAAACATCTATGGGATGGTTTGCTACTCGTGCTTGTTGGCGCCTCCTAACACCAAGGAAT GTGCGGGGGCTACCTCTGGCATTTCAGCCATTTTTCCAAGTACCTCTGGCACAAGCACCTTCTCGCCTTACCAGCATGCTCATAAAG CAGATCTTTCAGGACAAGGACATCTGGCTACGGCTCTTATAATTGCAATGTCTACCATCTTTATAATGGCTATTGCTATTGTCCTCATCATCATGTTTTACATTGTGAAAACAAAACCTTCTGCTCAAG CCTGTTGCAAGAGCCACTCAGTAAAAAATGTCGAAGCTCAGGCTAACacacaggaagagaagaaagaagtgcAAG ATAATGTTGTGATATTCTCTGAGAAAGAAGAGTTTGAAAAACTTACAGCAACTCCAGCTAAGGCTGTTAAAAG TGAAAATGATGCATCTTCTGAGAATGAACGACTTTTAAGCCGCAGTATGGATAGTGATGAAGAAGCTGCGGTTGACAAGCAAGGGACTCCAGAGAGATGCTTGTTATCTTTAGTACATTTGGCCAGAGATAAATCTTCTACAAGCAATAAATCAACCGGG aTTCAAAGTCGAAGGAAAAAGATACTTGATGTCTATGCTAACGTATGCGACGTTGCAGAAG GTCTGAGCCCTACGGAGCTGCCATTTGATTGCCTGGAGAAGACCAGCCGAATGCTCAGCTCGACCTACAACACAGAAAAAGCCATAGTAAAAACGTGGCGCCACCTTGCCGAGAGCTTTGGACTGAAGAGGGATGAGATAGGTGGCATGACAGATGGCATGCAGCTCTTTGATCGCATCAGCACAGCAGGCTACAGCATCCCAGAACTGCTAACCAAACTGGTGCAAATCGAGCGGTTGGATGCTGTAGAGTCCTTGTGTGCGGATATTCTGGAGTGGGCACAAGCAATGCCTGCTCCTGAGCCAGCAGGGACATCCTGA